The following are from one region of the Pseudazoarcus pumilus genome:
- a CDS encoding glutamine--tRNA ligase/YqeY domain fusion protein — protein MSDKRASEHPSPGSNFIRNLVEEDNRKGTWSGRVETRFPPEPNGYLHYGHAKSICLNFALAEHFGGECHLRFDDTNPEKEEQEYVDAIIDAVSWLGYDWGKHLYFASDYFETMYQCAVALIEAGNAYVDSLPADEMRALRGTLTEPGSDSPYRSRSVEDNLDLFRRMRAGEFADGAHVLRAKIDMASPNLNLRDPVIYRIRRATHHRTGERWCIYPLYTFAHPIEDAIENITHSICTLEFEDQRPFYDWLLAALADAGMFERPLPRQIEFARLNLNYTVLSKRRLIQLVDEGHVDGWDDPRLPTLIGARRRGFTPEGFRLFAERIGVSKSDSWIDMSVLEECMREHLNEAAERRVAVLDPLKLVITNYPQGSEELCEAPNHPLKPELGRREMPFTRELWIEREDFMEEPVKGFRRLFPGNQVRLRYGYVVRCTGYEKDEAGNVTAVLAEYMPDSKSGTPGADNYKVKGNLHWVSAVHGYRAQVRLYDRLFDQPHPGARREGDAPELERSFLKDLNPNSKQVIEAWLEPALRRAQPEERFQFERHGYFVADRIDSRDGAPVFNRSVTLKDSWAKAQSA, from the coding sequence GTGTCAGACAAGCGCGCCAGCGAACACCCGAGCCCGGGCAGCAACTTCATCCGCAACCTCGTCGAGGAAGACAACCGCAAGGGCACCTGGAGCGGACGCGTCGAGACGCGTTTCCCGCCCGAGCCCAACGGCTACCTGCACTACGGCCACGCCAAGTCGATCTGCCTGAATTTCGCCCTGGCCGAACATTTCGGCGGCGAATGCCATCTGCGTTTCGATGACACCAATCCGGAGAAGGAAGAGCAGGAATACGTCGACGCGATCATCGATGCGGTGAGCTGGCTCGGCTACGACTGGGGCAAGCATCTGTACTTCGCCTCGGACTACTTCGAGACCATGTACCAGTGCGCGGTGGCGCTGATCGAGGCCGGCAACGCCTACGTCGACTCCCTGCCCGCCGACGAGATGCGCGCGCTGCGCGGCACGCTCACCGAGCCGGGCAGCGACAGTCCGTACCGCAGCCGCAGCGTCGAGGACAACCTCGACCTGTTCCGGCGCATGCGCGCGGGCGAGTTCGCCGACGGCGCGCACGTACTGCGCGCGAAGATCGACATGGCCAGCCCCAACCTCAATCTGCGCGACCCGGTCATCTACCGCATCCGTCGTGCCACGCACCACCGCACCGGCGAGCGCTGGTGCATCTACCCGCTGTACACCTTCGCGCATCCCATCGAGGATGCCATCGAGAACATCACGCACTCGATCTGCACACTCGAGTTCGAGGACCAGCGTCCGTTCTACGACTGGCTCTTGGCCGCGCTGGCCGACGCCGGCATGTTCGAGCGCCCGCTGCCACGCCAGATCGAGTTCGCCCGCCTCAACCTCAATTACACCGTGCTGTCCAAGCGCCGGCTGATCCAGCTTGTCGACGAAGGTCACGTCGATGGCTGGGACGACCCTCGCCTGCCTACCCTCATCGGCGCGCGCCGGCGCGGTTTCACGCCGGAAGGCTTCCGCCTCTTCGCCGAACGTATCGGCGTGTCCAAGTCCGATTCGTGGATCGACATGAGCGTGCTCGAAGAGTGCATGCGCGAGCATCTCAACGAAGCGGCCGAGCGCCGCGTGGCGGTGCTCGACCCGCTGAAACTCGTCATCACGAACTATCCGCAAGGCAGCGAGGAGTTGTGCGAGGCGCCCAATCACCCACTCAAGCCGGAGCTGGGTCGGCGCGAGATGCCCTTCACGCGCGAACTGTGGATCGAGCGCGAGGACTTCATGGAAGAGCCGGTCAAGGGCTTCCGGCGTCTGTTCCCCGGCAACCAGGTGCGACTGCGCTACGGCTATGTCGTCCGATGCACCGGCTACGAGAAGGACGAGGCCGGCAACGTCACCGCGGTGCTGGCCGAGTACATGCCGGATTCCAAGAGCGGCACGCCGGGCGCCGACAACTACAAGGTCAAGGGCAACCTGCACTGGGTCTCGGCGGTGCACGGCTATCGCGCGCAAGTTCGCCTCTACGACCGCCTGTTCGACCAGCCACATCCGGGCGCACGACGCGAGGGCGACGCGCCCGAACTCGAGCGCAGCTTCCTGAAAGACCTCAACCCCAACTCGAAGCAGGTCATCGAGGCCTGGCTGGAGCCGGCGTTGCGCCGCGCCCAGCCTGAGGAGCGCTTCCAGTTCGAACGCCACGGATACTTCGTCGCCGACCGCATCGACTCACGCGACGGCGCGCCGGTATTCAACCGCAGCGTCACACTCAAGGATTCCTGGGCGAAGGCGCAATCGGCCTGA
- a CDS encoding mechanosensitive ion channel family protein, producing MEPQIEQVVAWLSDVDMGWKLIAQLFAVVLAVVVANFILRRVLARIDERASPEQAPWRHALVSAARKPVTVLAWIIGLSFAVRIVYETTEATIFEFFEPLRTVGVVGCITWFLQSFIENAQQAVITHQGARERPVDRTTVDAVGKLLRVSVLITASLVILQSLGFSVSGVVAFGGIGGIAVGFAARDLLANFFGGLMVYMDRPFAIGDWVRSPDREIEGTVEHIGWRITRIRTFDKRPIYVPNSVFTQITVENPSRMTNRRIYETIGVRYDDFAAVAGIVDDIREMLRAHGEIDTNQTLIVNFNQYAASSLDIMVYTFTRTTQWVRYHEIKQDVLLKIGEIIERHGAEIAFPTRTLHLPEGLRVDGLAEPQPVAHAAG from the coding sequence GTGGAACCGCAGATCGAGCAAGTCGTCGCCTGGCTGTCGGATGTCGACATGGGCTGGAAGCTGATCGCGCAGCTGTTCGCGGTCGTGCTGGCAGTGGTCGTGGCCAACTTCATCCTGCGCCGCGTGCTCGCGCGCATTGATGAGCGGGCCTCGCCCGAGCAGGCGCCATGGCGTCACGCTTTGGTGTCGGCCGCGCGCAAACCGGTCACGGTGCTCGCCTGGATCATCGGCCTGAGCTTCGCCGTGCGCATCGTCTACGAAACCACCGAGGCGACCATCTTCGAATTCTTCGAGCCGCTGCGCACGGTCGGTGTGGTGGGGTGCATTACGTGGTTTCTGCAAAGCTTCATCGAGAATGCCCAGCAGGCGGTGATCACCCACCAGGGCGCGCGCGAGCGCCCGGTAGACCGCACCACCGTCGACGCGGTGGGCAAACTGCTGCGCGTGTCGGTGCTGATTACCGCATCACTGGTGATTCTGCAGAGTCTGGGCTTTTCGGTTTCGGGCGTGGTGGCCTTCGGCGGCATCGGCGGCATCGCGGTGGGCTTTGCGGCACGTGACCTGTTGGCGAACTTTTTCGGCGGGCTGATGGTGTACATGGATCGGCCGTTCGCGATCGGCGACTGGGTGCGCTCGCCGGATCGCGAGATCGAGGGCACGGTCGAGCACATCGGCTGGCGCATCACCCGCATCCGCACCTTCGACAAGCGCCCGATCTACGTGCCCAATTCGGTGTTCACGCAGATCACGGTGGAGAATCCCTCGCGCATGACCAACCGGCGCATTTACGAAACCATCGGCGTGCGCTACGACGACTTTGCCGCGGTCGCCGGCATCGTCGACGACATCCGCGAGATGCTGCGCGCTCACGGCGAAATCGACACCAACCAGACGCTGATCGTCAATTTCAACCAGTACGCCGCCAGCTCGCTCGACATCATGGTCTACACCTTCACGCGCACCACGCAGTGGGTGCGCTATCACGAGATCAAGCAGGACGTGCTGCTCAAGATCGGCGAGATCATCGAGCGCCACGGTGCCGAGATCGCCTTCCCCACCCGCACGCTGCATCTGCCCGAAGGATTGCGGGTCGACGGCCTCGCCGAGCCGCAGCCGGTGGCACATGCAGCGGGCTGA
- the crcB gene encoding fluoride efflux transporter CrcB gives MSAALPAFVAVGAGAAIGAWLRWGLGLWMNPWFVSLPLGTLVANLVGGGLMGAVLALVQTLPALPVAAKLFLTTGLLGGLTTFSTFSAEGLHLLQRGEWGWLALHTLAHVAGSLAMAWAGYTLVMSLRA, from the coding sequence ATGAGCGCCGCACTGCCCGCCTTCGTCGCCGTCGGTGCCGGTGCCGCCATCGGCGCCTGGCTGCGCTGGGGGCTGGGGCTGTGGATGAATCCGTGGTTCGTGAGCCTGCCGCTGGGCACACTGGTGGCAAACCTCGTTGGCGGGGGGCTGATGGGTGCGGTGCTGGCGCTGGTACAGACCCTGCCTGCGCTGCCGGTGGCGGCCAAGCTGTTCCTCACCACCGGCCTGCTCGGCGGGCTGACGACCTTCTCGACCTTCTCGGCCGAGGGCCTGCACCTGTTGCAGCGTGGCGAATGGGGCTGGCTCGCGCTGCACACGCTCGCCCATGTGGCCGGCTCACTGGCGATGGCCTGGGCCGGCTACACGCTGGTCATGTCGTTGCGCGCCTGA
- a CDS encoding TIGR03862 family flavoprotein, whose protein sequence is MSTPARIEVAVIGAGPAGLAAAEVLAAAGHRVEVFDAMPSPGRKFLLAGIGGLNLTHSEPPADFVARFGARATRLAPMLEHCGADALREWAAGLGIATFVGSSGRVFPQHMKAAPLLRAWLHRLREAGVHVNVRHRWNGWHGQRLRFATPGGERRVEARATVLALGGASWARLGSDGAWVPWLAARGVDLAPLRAANCGFDADWSAHLADRFAGQPLKNVVGHVGDANGVEHLRAGECVLTATGIEGGLIYALSAPLRETIAARGEATLYLDLAPGRNETRLRDELARPRGRRSLASHLQGKTGLSGAKAALLRECTPREAMEDAARLAAAIKRLPLRLLRTRPLDEAISTAGGVCFESLDDALMLRALPGVFCCGEMLDWEAPTGGYLLTACFATGRAAGEGAARYLRRATT, encoded by the coding sequence ATGAGCACGCCCGCACGCATCGAAGTCGCCGTGATCGGCGCCGGCCCGGCGGGCCTGGCCGCCGCCGAAGTGCTGGCGGCGGCCGGCCATCGCGTCGAGGTCTTCGACGCGATGCCCTCCCCGGGCCGCAAATTCCTGCTCGCCGGCATCGGCGGGCTCAACCTCACCCACTCGGAACCGCCAGCGGATTTCGTCGCCCGTTTTGGCGCGCGCGCCACGCGGCTCGCGCCGATGCTCGAGCACTGCGGCGCCGACGCGCTGCGCGAATGGGCCGCCGGTCTCGGCATCGCGACCTTCGTCGGCAGCTCGGGGCGGGTCTTTCCGCAGCACATGAAGGCCGCCCCCTTGTTGCGCGCGTGGCTGCACCGGCTGCGCGAGGCCGGCGTGCATGTGAACGTGCGTCATCGCTGGAACGGCTGGCACGGCCAGCGACTGCGCTTTGCCACCCCGGGTGGCGAGCGCCGCGTCGAGGCGCGCGCGACGGTGCTGGCGCTTGGCGGCGCGAGTTGGGCACGACTCGGCTCGGACGGCGCGTGGGTGCCCTGGCTCGCCGCACGCGGCGTCGACCTCGCGCCGCTGCGAGCGGCCAACTGCGGCTTCGACGCTGACTGGAGCGCGCACCTGGCCGATCGCTTCGCCGGCCAGCCGCTGAAGAACGTGGTCGGCCACGTCGGCGACGCGAACGGCGTCGAACATCTCCGCGCGGGTGAATGCGTGCTCACCGCGACCGGCATCGAGGGTGGGCTGATCTATGCCCTGTCGGCGCCGCTGCGCGAAACCATCGCCGCGCGCGGCGAGGCCACGCTGTATCTGGATCTCGCGCCGGGCCGAAACGAGACACGCCTGCGCGACGAGCTGGCGCGGCCGCGCGGCCGGCGCTCGTTGGCGAGCCACCTGCAGGGCAAGACTGGCTTGAGCGGTGCCAAGGCAGCGCTGCTGCGCGAGTGCACGCCGCGCGAGGCAATGGAAGATGCGGCGCGGCTGGCCGCCGCGATCAAGCGCCTGCCGCTGCGCCTGCTGCGCACCCGCCCGCTGGATGAAGCGATCAGCACGGCCGGCGGCGTGTGTTTCGAGTCGCTCGACGACGCGCTGATGCTGCGTGCGCTGCCCGGCGTGTTCTGCTGCGGCGAGATGCTCGACTGGGAGGCACCGACCGGCGGCTACCTGCTCACCGCCTGCTTCGCGACCGGGCGCGCCGCCGGCGAGGGCGCGGCGCGCTATCTCAGGCGCGCAACGACATGA
- a CDS encoding DNA-deoxyinosine glycosylase: MLRLQAFPPLVAPGAHTLILGSMPGSASLAAHAYYAHPRNAFWPIVGELLGFTADAPYAERVRALTAAGYALWDVLGACRREGSLDSAIDPASLEVNDFATFLTQHPGIERIFFNGGFAERSFRRHALPLPGRTPALTRLPSTSPANASLTLDDKRAAWRAILR, from the coding sequence ATGCTCCGTCTGCAAGCCTTCCCGCCGCTGGTCGCGCCGGGCGCACATACGCTGATCCTCGGCAGCATGCCGGGCTCGGCCTCGCTCGCCGCGCATGCCTACTACGCCCATCCGCGCAACGCCTTCTGGCCGATCGTCGGCGAGCTGCTCGGCTTCACCGCGGACGCTCCCTACGCCGAACGCGTACGCGCCCTGACTGCCGCTGGCTACGCCCTGTGGGATGTGCTCGGCGCATGTCGACGCGAGGGCAGCCTGGATTCGGCCATCGACCCGGCCTCGCTCGAGGTCAACGACTTTGCGACCTTCCTCACGCAACATCCAGGCATCGAGCGCATCTTCTTCAACGGCGGGTTCGCCGAACGCAGCTTCCGCCGCCACGCACTGCCGCTGCCCGGACGCACGCCGGCGCTCACGCGCCTGCCCTCGACCAGCCCCGCCAACGCGTCGCTTACGCTGGACGACAAGCGCGCCGCCTGGCGCGCGATCCTGCGATGA
- a CDS encoding Yip1 family protein, whose amino-acid sequence MDTHNLPKMFWSYSEGWQDVIRQRPGVTRMMAMYVMPMSLIPAAMFMYALLVTPGAVLPAVVPHITTGEALVVATMFFAVELGMVALMASMIQQMGDVVEVTPDYDDAFMLAAIAPTPLWLAPLALFVPSVAFNVVVAVLAWIASAALIYHGVYPLFRLGDRSRARVMGTFVLLAGIIAWAALMVVLSLLLSMVVGLR is encoded by the coding sequence ATGGATACGCACAATCTTCCCAAAATGTTCTGGTCGTATTCCGAGGGCTGGCAGGACGTGATTCGCCAGCGCCCCGGCGTGACGCGGATGATGGCGATGTACGTCATGCCGATGTCGCTGATTCCGGCCGCGATGTTCATGTACGCGCTGCTGGTCACGCCCGGCGCGGTGCTCCCCGCGGTGGTGCCGCACATCACGACGGGCGAGGCGCTGGTGGTCGCGACGATGTTTTTCGCGGTCGAACTGGGCATGGTCGCGCTGATGGCCTCGATGATCCAGCAGATGGGCGACGTGGTCGAGGTCACGCCCGACTACGACGACGCCTTCATGCTCGCCGCGATCGCGCCCACGCCGCTGTGGCTCGCGCCGTTGGCGCTGTTCGTGCCGTCGGTGGCGTTCAATGTCGTCGTCGCGGTGCTGGCGTGGATCGCATCGGCGGCGCTGATCTACCACGGTGTCTATCCGCTGTTCCGGCTCGGCGATCGCAGCCGTGCGCGGGTGATGGGCACCTTCGTGCTGCTCGCCGGCATCATTGCGTGGGCCGCCCTGATGGTGGTGCTGTCGCTGCTGTTGAGCATGGTGGTGGGGCTGCGCTGA
- the hrpA gene encoding ATP-dependent RNA helicase HrpA has translation MNSPADPSREIRFADCLSADRPRLHALVRRLRRDKGERRARTQADLDALAERSRARLAERVARAPRPEYPPELPVTLRREEIAAAIREHQVVIVCGETGSGKTTQLPKICLELGRGAAGLIGHTQPRRLAARATATRIAQELGSQLGETVGFKIRFTDRVSPASYVKLMTDGILLAETQGDPDLSAYDTLIIDEAHERSLNIDFLLGYLRTLLPRRPDLKVVVTSATLDAERFARHFARDGRPAPVIEVSGRLYPIEVRHRPLEEEDARGKGRELTDAIVDAVEEAQRIGPGDVLVFLPGEREIREAAEALRKSHHAAAMEVLPLFARQSAQEQSRVFSGGRGRRVVLATNVAETSLTVPGIRYVVDTGLARVKRYSYRNKVEQLQIEKIAQSAAKQRAGRCGRVMDGVCIRLYGEDDFASRPEHTDPEILRSSLAGVILRMRSLRLGAVEDFPFLDAPQPRMIADGYQLLAELGAVTDDDARELTATGEELARLPLDPRVGRMILAARDRGCLAEVLVIAAALSVQDPRERPQESPGAADQAHAKFRGREQDQRSEFLWYRNLWQAWEHVVRHESGSRQKAWCRQHFLNHLRMREWRDVHGQLATLCGEHGWKPNQIAASYEVIHKALLAGLLGNVGTRAEEASGPQAGSYLGPRGVRFWPHPGSSLAKKAGKWIVCAELVETSRLFGRCIARIEPEWVEEVGAHLIRRQVFEPHWSKSAGSVRAWERGTLYGLVLYPRRAVGYREIDPALCRELFIREALVQGEIADGPARDMGFLQHNLKLVAQIERLEHKSRRPDVLVDDTLIEAFYEDRVPDDVLDVASFEKWRKSAERAEPRLLHLTREQLMRHEAAGITTERFPAHFEVLGQKLKLTYLHEPGASDDGVTLSVPLAMLNQIPAARCEWLVPGLLEEKVLALLKTVPQKHRHRLQPLAESAAAFVEAAEDGEFDRDEPLLRALQNFVEQRVSLKLPLEAFRPENLRPHAAMNFRVIDEHGRVLGQSRNLMELRARFAREVAERFRRAEFEAPVAEVTTPEAADAPPTPAPVADGALQGLTDWSFGALPELLEVRVAGREVVGFPALHDDGDSVSLRPYDTPEEAVRVHSRGLARLFAINLKDQVRAIERLPGLRELSLAFMPFGSEADLKRQLVVATLERVCLVEPLPQDADAFALRCKEAKSRTGLVAQEFMRLAQQVLAERAALEKRLASLRGFPEVVEDVRTQVGALLVKDFLVAHPWARLAHFPRYLQAAVLRIDKLRANPERDARAMADWHSLARPFERELTARRRAGVVEPALEEFRWMLEELRVGLFAQELRTPMPVSVKRLQKIWDTRPR, from the coding sequence TTGAATTCCCCCGCAGATCCGTCCCGTGAAATCCGCTTCGCCGATTGCCTGAGTGCGGATCGGCCGCGTCTGCACGCGCTCGTGCGTCGCCTGCGGCGCGACAAGGGCGAGCGCCGTGCAAGGACTCAGGCCGACCTCGACGCGCTCGCCGAGCGCTCGCGTGCGCGCCTGGCCGAGCGCGTTGCGCGCGCCCCCCGGCCCGAGTACCCGCCGGAACTGCCGGTCACGCTGCGGCGCGAGGAGATCGCCGCGGCGATCCGCGAACATCAGGTGGTCATCGTGTGTGGCGAGACCGGCTCGGGCAAGACCACGCAGTTGCCCAAGATCTGCCTGGAACTGGGGCGCGGCGCAGCCGGCCTGATCGGCCATACCCAGCCGCGTCGTCTGGCCGCGCGCGCCACCGCCACCCGCATCGCGCAGGAGCTGGGCAGCCAGCTCGGCGAGACCGTCGGTTTCAAGATCCGCTTCACCGACCGCGTCTCGCCGGCGAGCTACGTCAAGCTGATGACCGACGGCATCTTGCTGGCCGAGACCCAGGGCGACCCGGACCTGTCCGCCTACGACACCCTCATCATCGACGAGGCGCACGAGCGCAGCCTCAACATCGACTTTTTGCTGGGCTATCTGCGCACCCTGCTGCCGCGCCGGCCGGACCTCAAGGTCGTCGTCACCTCGGCCACGCTCGACGCCGAGCGCTTCGCGCGTCACTTCGCGCGCGATGGCCGGCCGGCACCGGTGATCGAGGTCTCCGGGCGGCTCTACCCGATCGAAGTGCGCCACCGCCCGCTCGAGGAGGAGGACGCACGCGGCAAGGGGCGTGAGCTGACGGATGCCATCGTCGACGCGGTCGAGGAGGCGCAACGCATCGGCCCGGGCGACGTGCTGGTGTTCCTGCCCGGCGAGCGCGAGATCCGCGAGGCCGCGGAAGCCCTGCGCAAATCCCATCATGCCGCAGCGATGGAGGTGCTGCCGCTGTTCGCGCGCCAGTCGGCGCAGGAGCAGTCGCGCGTGTTCTCGGGCGGGCGCGGGCGGCGCGTGGTGCTGGCGACCAACGTTGCCGAGACCTCGCTGACCGTGCCGGGCATCCGCTACGTGGTCGATACCGGGCTGGCGCGCGTCAAGCGCTATTCCTACCGCAACAAGGTCGAGCAGCTGCAGATCGAGAAGATCGCGCAGTCGGCCGCGAAGCAGCGAGCAGGGCGTTGCGGGCGCGTCATGGACGGGGTGTGCATCCGGCTCTACGGCGAGGATGATTTCGCCTCGCGCCCCGAGCACACCGACCCGGAGATCCTGCGCTCGTCGCTGGCTGGCGTGATCCTGCGCATGCGCTCGCTGCGTCTGGGTGCGGTCGAGGACTTCCCGTTTCTCGACGCACCGCAGCCGCGCATGATCGCGGACGGCTACCAGTTGCTCGCAGAACTGGGTGCCGTGACCGATGATGACGCGCGCGAACTCACGGCCACCGGCGAGGAACTGGCGCGTCTGCCGCTGGACCCGCGGGTGGGGCGCATGATCCTCGCCGCGCGCGATCGCGGCTGTCTGGCCGAGGTGCTGGTGATCGCCGCCGCACTGTCGGTGCAGGATCCGCGCGAGCGCCCGCAGGAGTCGCCCGGTGCGGCCGACCAGGCGCACGCGAAATTCCGCGGGCGCGAGCAGGATCAGCGTTCGGAATTCCTGTGGTATCGCAACCTGTGGCAGGCTTGGGAGCACGTCGTGCGCCACGAGTCCGGCAGCCGGCAGAAGGCCTGGTGCCGGCAGCACTTCCTGAATCATCTGCGCATGCGCGAGTGGCGTGACGTGCATGGCCAGCTCGCGACCCTGTGCGGCGAACATGGCTGGAAGCCCAACCAGATCGCCGCCAGTTATGAAGTCATCCACAAGGCGCTGCTGGCGGGCCTGCTGGGCAACGTCGGCACGCGCGCCGAGGAGGCCAGCGGTCCGCAGGCCGGCAGCTATCTCGGCCCGCGCGGCGTGCGCTTCTGGCCGCATCCGGGCTCCAGTCTGGCCAAGAAGGCCGGCAAATGGATCGTGTGTGCGGAACTGGTCGAGACCTCGCGCCTGTTCGGCCGCTGCATCGCGCGCATCGAACCCGAATGGGTCGAGGAGGTTGGCGCGCATCTGATCCGGCGTCAGGTCTTCGAGCCGCACTGGTCCAAGAGCGCAGGCAGCGTGCGCGCCTGGGAGCGCGGCACGCTGTACGGGCTGGTGCTCTATCCGCGGCGCGCGGTGGGTTACCGTGAAATCGACCCGGCGCTGTGCCGCGAGCTGTTCATCCGCGAGGCGCTGGTGCAGGGCGAGATCGCCGACGGTCCGGCGCGCGACATGGGCTTCCTGCAGCACAACCTCAAGCTGGTGGCGCAGATCGAGCGGCTCGAACACAAGTCGCGCCGTCCCGACGTGCTCGTCGACGACACGCTGATCGAGGCCTTCTACGAGGACCGCGTTCCCGACGATGTGCTCGATGTCGCGAGCTTCGAGAAATGGCGCAAGAGCGCCGAGCGGGCCGAGCCCAGGCTGCTGCACCTGACGCGCGAACAGCTGATGCGCCACGAAGCGGCCGGCATCACGACCGAGCGCTTTCCGGCGCATTTCGAGGTCTTGGGCCAGAAGCTCAAGCTCACCTATCTGCACGAGCCGGGCGCGAGTGATGACGGCGTGACGCTGAGCGTGCCGCTGGCGATGCTCAACCAGATCCCGGCCGCGCGCTGCGAATGGCTGGTGCCCGGGCTGCTCGAGGAGAAGGTGCTGGCACTGCTCAAGACCGTGCCGCAGAAGCACCGCCACCGCCTGCAGCCGCTTGCCGAGAGTGCGGCGGCCTTCGTCGAGGCCGCCGAGGACGGCGAGTTCGACCGTGACGAGCCGCTGCTGCGCGCGCTGCAGAACTTCGTCGAGCAGCGCGTTTCGCTGAAGCTGCCGCTCGAGGCCTTCCGTCCGGAGAACCTGCGGCCGCACGCCGCGATGAATTTTCGCGTGATCGACGAGCATGGCCGCGTGCTCGGCCAGTCTCGCAACCTGATGGAGTTGCGCGCGCGCTTCGCACGCGAGGTGGCCGAGCGCTTTCGCCGCGCCGAGTTCGAGGCGCCGGTGGCCGAGGTCACGACACCGGAGGCAGCCGACGCGCCGCCGACGCCCGCCCCGGTCGCGGACGGGGCGCTGCAGGGACTCACCGACTGGAGCTTCGGCGCGCTGCCCGAACTGCTCGAGGTGCGCGTGGCCGGACGCGAGGTGGTGGGTTTTCCGGCGCTGCATGACGATGGCGACAGTGTCTCGCTGCGGCCCTACGACACGCCCGAGGAGGCTGTGCGCGTGCACAGCCGCGGGCTCGCGCGCCTGTTTGCGATCAACCTGAAGGATCAGGTGCGTGCGATCGAGCGCCTGCCCGGGCTGCGCGAACTGTCGCTGGCCTTCATGCCCTTCGGTAGCGAGGCCGACCTGAAGCGCCAGCTGGTGGTCGCGACGCTCGAGCGCGTGTGCCTGGTCGAGCCGTTGCCGCAGGATGCCGACGCCTTTGCCTTGCGCTGCAAGGAGGCCAAGTCGCGAACCGGCCTGGTCGCGCAGGAGTTCATGCGCCTGGCGCAGCAGGTGCTGGCCGAGCGCGCTGCGCTGGAAAAGCGTCTTGCCTCGCTCAGGGGTTTTCCGGAAGTCGTCGAGGACGTGCGCACGCAGGTCGGCGCGCTGCTGGTGAAGGATTTTCTCGTTGCCCATCCGTGGGCGCGGTTGGCGCATTTTCCACGCTACCTGCAGGCGGCGGTGCTACGCATCGACAAGCTGCGCGCGAACCCGGAACGTGATGCCCGCGCGATGGCCGACTGGCACTCGTTGGCACGACCCTTCGAGCGTGAACTGACGGCGCGCCGGCGCGCCGGCGTGGTCGAGCCGGCATTGGAGGAATTTCGCTGGATGCTCGAGGAGTTGCGCGTGGGCCTGTTCGCGCAGGAGTTGCGCACGCCGATGCCGGTCAGCGTCAAGCGTTTGCAGAAGATCTGGGACACACGACCGCGCTGA
- the rpsF gene encoding 30S ribosomal protein S6: MRHYEIVFIVHPDQSEQVPAMIERYQTLVTGSGGQIHRLEDWGRRQMAYPIQKMHKAHYVLMNIECGNEALAELEHAFKFNDAVLRHLVIQRKDAVTVASPMMKEEKARSLTPNAEAGEGEGEAKAKEEA, translated from the coding sequence ATGCGACACTACGAAATCGTGTTCATCGTCCATCCGGACCAGTCCGAACAGGTCCCGGCGATGATCGAGCGCTACCAGACGCTCGTGACCGGCAGCGGTGGCCAGATCCACCGCCTGGAGGACTGGGGGCGTCGCCAGATGGCCTACCCGATCCAGAAGATGCACAAGGCCCACTACGTTCTGATGAACATCGAGTGCGGCAACGAAGCGCTGGCCGAGCTCGAGCACGCCTTCAAGTTCAACGACGCCGTGCTGCGTCACCTTGTCATCCAGCGCAAGGACGCGGTCACCGTGGCCTCGCCGATGATGAAGGAAGAGAAGGCGCGCTCGCTGACGCCGAACGCCGAAGCGGGCGAGGGTGAAGGCGAAGCCAAGGCCAAGGAAGAGGCTTAA
- the priB gene encoding primosomal replication protein N codes for MSDSGANRFCVEATLVELQPLRHTPAGVPVAACTLRHESRQVEAGAPRDVMVELQAVALGELAAMLAAARPGMTMRASGFMAAKSLRSRIPVLHLNEIEFLEGTKNGFQAQVQVQEKG; via the coding sequence GTGTCGGATTCCGGGGCGAACCGGTTCTGCGTCGAGGCGACGCTGGTCGAGTTGCAGCCCCTGCGCCATACCCCTGCGGGCGTGCCGGTCGCGGCATGCACGCTCAGGCATGAATCCCGTCAGGTCGAGGCCGGTGCGCCACGCGACGTGATGGTGGAGTTGCAGGCGGTGGCGCTCGGTGAGCTGGCGGCGATGCTTGCTGCGGCGAGGCCCGGAATGACGATGCGGGCGAGCGGATTCATGGCGGCGAAGAGTCTTCGCAGCCGGATTCCGGTGCTTCATCTGAACGAGATCGAATTTCTGGAAGGAACGAAAAATGGCTTTCAAGCCCAAGTCCAAGTTCAAGAAAAAGGATGA
- the rpsR gene encoding 30S ribosomal protein S18, translated as MAFKPKSKFKKKDDRRGGGLFKRRKFCRFTAEKIEEIDYKDVDLLKDFVTETGKIMPARITGTKAGYQRQLSTAVKRARFLALLPYTDLHK; from the coding sequence ATGGCTTTCAAGCCCAAGTCCAAGTTCAAGAAAAAGGATGATCGCCGCGGTGGCGGTCTGTTCAAGCGTCGCAAGTTTTGCCGTTTCACGGCCGAGAAGATCGAGGAGATCGACTACAAGGATGTCGACCTGCTCAAGGACTTCGTGACCGAGACCGGCAAGATCATGCCGGCCCGCATCACCGGTACCAAGGCCGGCTACCAGCGCCAGCTGTCGACGGCGGTCAAGCGCGCGCGCTTCCTGGCCCTGCTGCCTTACACCGATCTGCACAAGTAA